The following coding sequences lie in one Pseudomonas syringae CC1557 genomic window:
- a CDS encoding sigma-54-dependent phenylalanine hydroxylase transcriptional regulator PhhR encodes MRIKVHCQNRIGILRDILDLLVAYGVNVARGEVGGEHGDAIYLHCPNLINLQFQALRPKFEAITGVFGVKRVGLMPSERRHMELNALLGALEFPVLSIDMAGAIVAANRAAAQLLGVRVDEVPGIPLSRYAEDFDLPELVRASKSRINGLRVKVRGDVFLADIAPLQSEHDDSEAMAGAVLTLHRADRVGERIYHVRKQELRGFDSIFQSSRVMAAVVREARRMAPLDAPLLIEGETGTGKELLARACHLASPRGQSPLMALNCAGLSESMAEIELFGYDPGAFEGARPEGRLGLLELTAGGTLFLDGVGELSARMQAKLLRFIQDGSFRRVGSDEDMFLDVRVVCSTQVDLSELCARGEFRQDLYHRLNVLSLHIPPLRDCLDGLEPLVEHFLDHASRQIGCPLPGISPAAIKRLSHYHWPGNVRQLENVLFQAVSLCEGGKVQVEHIRLPDYGVRSGLTDVSLDGDLDAIVGRFERLVLEQLYAQHPSSRQLAKRLGVSHTTIANKLRDHQISKEAKNG; translated from the coding sequence ATGCGCATCAAGGTGCATTGTCAAAACCGGATCGGCATCCTCCGCGACATTCTCGATCTGCTGGTCGCCTATGGCGTCAACGTGGCTCGCGGTGAGGTGGGCGGCGAGCATGGCGATGCCATCTATCTGCACTGCCCGAACCTGATCAACCTGCAATTTCAGGCGTTGCGCCCGAAGTTTGAAGCGATCACCGGCGTGTTTGGCGTCAAGCGCGTCGGGCTGATGCCCAGCGAGCGGCGACACATGGAGTTGAATGCCTTGCTGGGCGCGCTGGAGTTTCCGGTGCTGTCCATCGACATGGCCGGTGCCATCGTGGCGGCCAACCGGGCCGCCGCGCAATTGCTGGGGGTGCGCGTCGATGAGGTGCCGGGTATTCCCTTGTCGCGCTACGCCGAAGATTTCGATCTGCCCGAGCTGGTGCGCGCCAGCAAGTCGCGTATCAATGGTCTGCGAGTCAAAGTGCGCGGCGATGTGTTTCTGGCCGACATCGCGCCGCTGCAATCCGAACACGATGACAGCGAAGCCATGGCCGGTGCAGTGTTGACCCTGCACCGCGCTGATCGGGTCGGGGAGCGTATCTATCATGTGCGCAAGCAGGAGTTGCGTGGCTTTGACAGCATTTTCCAGAGTTCCAGAGTCATGGCCGCAGTCGTTCGCGAGGCACGGCGCATGGCACCGCTGGACGCGCCGTTGCTGATCGAAGGCGAAACCGGCACCGGCAAGGAACTGTTGGCCCGCGCCTGCCACCTCGCCAGCCCGCGTGGTCAGTCACCGCTGATGGCGCTTAATTGCGCCGGGCTGTCGGAGTCGATGGCCGAAATCGAGCTGTTCGGTTACGACCCTGGCGCTTTCGAGGGCGCGCGACCGGAAGGCCGACTCGGGCTGCTGGAGCTGACTGCGGGCGGGACGCTGTTTCTGGACGGCGTGGGTGAGCTGAGTGCGCGTATGCAGGCCAAGCTGCTGCGCTTTATTCAGGACGGCAGCTTTCGCCGGGTGGGCAGCGACGAAGACATGTTTCTCGATGTGCGCGTGGTGTGTTCGACTCAGGTCGATCTGTCGGAACTGTGTGCCAGAGGCGAGTTCAGGCAGGACCTGTACCACCGGCTCAACGTGCTGTCCTTGCACATACCACCGTTGCGCGACTGCCTGGATGGCCTGGAGCCGCTGGTGGAGCACTTTCTCGATCACGCCAGCCGCCAGATCGGTTGCCCGCTGCCCGGCATATCGCCCGCAGCCATCAAGCGCTTGAGCCACTACCACTGGCCCGGCAACGTTCGGCAACTGGAAAACGTATTGTTTCAGGCCGTGTCACTGTGCGAGGGCGGCAAAGTGCAGGTCGAGCACATTCGACTGCCGGATTATGGCGTGCGTTCAGGCTTGACCGATGTTTCTCTGGACGGTGATCTCGACGCTATTGTCGGGCGCTTTGAAAGGTTGGTGCTGGAGCAGTTATATGCACAGCATCCCAGCAGTCGCCAGTTGGCAAAACGCCTCGGCGTTTCTCATACAACGATTGCCAACAAGTTGCGCGACCATCAAATAAGCAAGGAAGCCAAAAACGGATGA
- a CDS encoding ABC transporter substrate-binding protein, protein MKKLMLIGALALSVLAQPIFADEKPLKIGIEAAYPPFASKAPDGSIVGFDYDIGNALCEEMKIKCTWVEQEFDGLIPALKVRKIDAILSSMSITDDRKKSVDFTGKYYNSPARLVMKDGTTVSDSLAELKGKKIGVQRGSIHERFAREVLAPQGVVVTPYGSQNEIYLDIGAGRLDGTIADATLLQDGFLKTDAGKGYAFVGPSFTDPKYFGDGIGIAVRKGDKANLDRLNAAIAAIRANGKYKAIQDKYFDFDIYGK, encoded by the coding sequence ATGAAAAAGCTCATGCTTATTGGCGCGCTGGCGTTGTCAGTGCTCGCCCAGCCGATATTCGCTGACGAAAAACCGCTCAAAATCGGTATCGAAGCGGCCTACCCTCCATTTGCATCCAAGGCACCGGATGGCAGCATCGTCGGTTTTGACTACGACATCGGCAATGCGCTGTGCGAAGAAATGAAGATCAAGTGCACGTGGGTCGAGCAGGAGTTCGACGGCCTGATCCCGGCACTCAAAGTGCGCAAGATCGATGCGATCCTGTCGTCGATGTCCATTACCGACGACCGCAAGAAATCCGTGGATTTCACCGGCAAGTACTACAACTCCCCGGCACGTCTGGTGATGAAGGACGGCACCACGGTCAGCGACAGCCTGGCTGAACTCAAGGGCAAGAAGATCGGTGTGCAGCGTGGTTCGATCCACGAGCGTTTCGCCCGTGAAGTTCTCGCCCCGCAAGGTGTTGTAGTGACGCCGTACGGTTCGCAGAACGAAATTTACCTGGACATCGGTGCAGGTCGTCTGGACGGCACCATTGCTGACGCCACGCTGCTGCAGGACGGTTTCCTGAAAACCGACGCTGGCAAAGGCTATGCATTCGTCGGCCCATCGTTTACCGACCCTAAATACTTCGGTGACGGCATCGGCATCGCTGTGCGCAAAGGCGACAAGGCCAACCTCGATCGCCTCAATGCCGCCATTGCCGCTATCCGCGCCAACGGCAAGTACAAGGCCATTCAGGACAAGTATTTCGACTTCGATATCTACGGCAAGTAA
- a CDS encoding succinylglutamate desuccinylase/aspartoacylase family protein has product MQRIDHVLPWSTLGTERKLSVFRFGTGERKAYIQASLHADELPGMRTAWELKKRLTELEQQGLLKGVIELVPVANPLGLGQLLQGAHQGRFEFGSGKNFNRDFTELSEPVAELLEGQLGDDPRANTQLIRQAMNTALERLPAAQSELQGMQRILLGHACIADVVLDLHCDADAALHMYALPQHWPQWRSLSAHLNVQVALLAEDSGGSSFDEACSLPWLRLSRMFPQAQIPLACLATTIELGGQADTGKPQAQAHAEGILAFLAEQGFISGDWPQPAHEACEGMPFEGTELLYAPHPGVVTFLRAAGDRVEVGEPLFEVIDPLSDQVSTICANTAGVLFAIERLRYAQPGFWLAKVAGRTALRHGRLLSD; this is encoded by the coding sequence ATGCAAAGAATCGATCATGTATTGCCGTGGAGCACCCTCGGCACCGAACGTAAACTCAGTGTCTTTCGATTTGGCACCGGCGAGCGCAAGGCCTACATTCAGGCCAGCCTGCATGCAGACGAACTGCCGGGCATGCGCACCGCCTGGGAGCTGAAAAAGCGCTTGACCGAGCTGGAGCAGCAGGGCCTGCTCAAAGGCGTGATCGAGCTGGTGCCGGTCGCCAACCCGCTAGGCCTGGGGCAGCTGCTGCAAGGTGCGCATCAAGGGCGTTTCGAGTTCGGCAGCGGCAAGAACTTCAACCGTGACTTCACTGAGCTGAGCGAGCCGGTCGCCGAATTGCTGGAAGGTCAGCTGGGCGATGACCCACGCGCCAATACTCAGTTGATTCGTCAGGCCATGAACACCGCCCTGGAGCGCCTGCCCGCAGCGCAAAGCGAGTTGCAAGGCATGCAGCGCATCCTGCTCGGGCATGCCTGCATCGCCGATGTGGTGCTCGACCTGCACTGCGACGCCGACGCTGCCTTGCACATGTACGCGCTGCCGCAGCACTGGCCTCAATGGCGATCCTTGTCGGCGCACCTGAACGTTCAGGTCGCGTTGCTGGCCGAGGATTCCGGCGGCAGCTCGTTCGATGAAGCCTGTTCGCTGCCGTGGCTGCGTCTGTCACGGATGTTTCCGCAGGCACAGATCCCGCTGGCGTGTCTGGCGACCACCATCGAGCTGGGCGGCCAGGCCGATACCGGCAAGCCGCAGGCGCAAGCGCATGCCGAGGGCATTCTGGCGTTTCTGGCCGAGCAGGGCTTCATCAGTGGCGACTGGCCGCAGCCTGCTCATGAAGCCTGCGAAGGCATGCCCTTCGAAGGCACCGAACTGCTTTACGCGCCGCACCCCGGTGTGGTGACTTTTCTGCGCGCTGCCGGCGACCGGGTGGAAGTCGGCGAGCCGTTGTTCGAGGTCATCGATCCGCTGTCCGATCAGGTCAGTACCATTTGCGCGAATACCGCCGGGGTGTTGTTCGCCATCGAGCGGCTTCGCTACGCTCAACCCGGTTTCTGGCTGGCCAAGGTGGCGGGGCGCACCGCGTTGCGTCACGGGCGTCTGCTCAGTGATTGA
- the argR gene encoding transcriptional regulator ArgR, with protein sequence MTAHRIGFLVWPGTKALTLALAEEALRVAQRVHPEVLYELAFLQAEAGEPADDAGAWQLPGKPWAGQLEGFQKLFLLADEPPASVAPALGSAIKQLVRAGCSIGGLSAGVYPLAQLGLLDGYRAAVHWRWQDDFAERFPKVIATSHLFDWDRDRLTACGGMSVLDLLLAVLSRDHGAELAGAVSEELVVERIREGGERQRIPLQNRLGSSHPKLTQAVLLMEANIEEPLTTDEIAQHVCVSRRQLERIFKQYLNRVPSQYYLELRLNKARQMLMQTSKSIIQIGLSCGFSSGPHFSSAYRNFFGATPREDRNQRRSSSPFELSPVPAERG encoded by the coding sequence ATGACTGCCCATCGAATCGGTTTCCTTGTCTGGCCCGGCACCAAAGCCCTGACCCTGGCGCTTGCCGAGGAAGCCTTGCGCGTTGCTCAACGGGTTCATCCTGAGGTGCTCTACGAATTGGCGTTTCTGCAAGCCGAGGCGGGCGAGCCGGCAGACGATGCCGGTGCCTGGCAATTGCCGGGCAAGCCTTGGGCGGGCCAGCTGGAAGGGTTTCAGAAGCTGTTTTTGCTGGCCGATGAGCCACCTGCTTCAGTGGCCCCGGCGCTGGGCAGTGCGATCAAGCAACTGGTGCGTGCAGGCTGTTCGATTGGCGGCTTGTCGGCGGGGGTTTATCCACTCGCGCAACTGGGTTTGCTGGATGGCTATCGCGCTGCCGTCCACTGGCGCTGGCAGGACGATTTCGCCGAGCGTTTCCCGAAAGTCATCGCCACCAGTCATCTGTTCGACTGGGACCGTGATCGCCTCACCGCCTGCGGAGGCATGTCGGTGCTCGACCTGCTGCTGGCCGTGCTGTCTCGCGATCACGGGGCTGAACTGGCGGGCGCAGTGTCCGAAGAACTGGTGGTCGAGCGCATTCGCGAAGGCGGCGAGCGTCAGCGCATTCCGTTGCAGAATCGCCTCGGCTCCAGCCATCCGAAACTGACCCAGGCCGTGCTTTTGATGGAAGCCAACATCGAAGAGCCGCTGACCACCGATGAAATTGCCCAGCACGTGTGTGTGTCGCGCCGCCAGTTGGAGCGGATCTTCAAGCAGTACCTCAATCGTGTGCCAAGCCAGTACTACCTGGAGCTGCGCCTGAACAAGGCACGCCAGATGTTGATGCAGACCAGCAAGTCGATCATTCAGATCGGTCTTTCCTGCGGCTTCTCGTCAGGGCCGCATTTCTCCAGCGCCTATCGCAACTTCTTCGGCGCCACGCCCCGTGAAGACCGCAACCAGCGACGCAGCAGCAGCCCGTTCGAGCTTTCGCCGGTGCCCGCCGAGCGCGGTTGA
- a CDS encoding aspartate aminotransferase family protein produces the protein MSVEHAAVQRADFDQVMVPNYAPAGFIPVRGAGSRVWDQAGRELVDFSGGIAVNVLGHCHPALVGALTEQANKLWHVSNVFTNEPTLRLARKLVDATFAERVFFCNSGAEANEAAFKLARRVAHDLHGPDKYEIIAAVNSFHGRTLFTVSVGGQPKYSDGFGPKITGISHVPYNDLEALKAAVSDKTCAVVLEPIQGEGGVLPGQLEYLQGARKLCDEHNALLVFDEVQSGMGRSGHLFAYMHYGVTPDILSSAKSIGGGFPLAAMLTTEKLAKHFAVGVHGTTYGGNPLACAVGEAVIDVVNTPEVLAGVQRKHQQFKTRLERIGQHYGVFTEVRGLGLLIGCVLSDAWKGKAKDFFNAAEAQDLMILQAGPDVIRFAPSLVIEDADIEEGLNRFERAIAKLTS, from the coding sequence ATGTCCGTTGAGCATGCTGCGGTGCAACGCGCCGATTTCGACCAGGTAATGGTCCCCAATTACGCTCCGGCCGGGTTCATTCCCGTGCGCGGTGCGGGCTCCCGCGTCTGGGATCAGGCGGGGCGTGAACTGGTGGATTTCTCGGGCGGGATCGCCGTCAACGTATTGGGCCATTGCCATCCGGCACTGGTCGGTGCCTTGACCGAGCAGGCCAATAAACTCTGGCACGTGTCCAACGTGTTCACCAACGAGCCGACCCTGCGTCTGGCCAGGAAACTGGTGGACGCAACCTTCGCCGAACGTGTGTTCTTCTGTAACTCCGGTGCCGAAGCCAACGAAGCCGCGTTCAAGCTGGCGCGTCGTGTGGCGCATGACCTGCATGGCCCCGACAAGTACGAAATCATTGCGGCCGTGAACAGCTTTCACGGGCGTACCCTGTTTACAGTGAGCGTTGGCGGTCAGCCGAAATATTCCGACGGTTTCGGACCGAAGATCACTGGCATCAGCCACGTACCCTACAACGATCTTGAAGCACTGAAAGCGGCTGTGTCCGACAAGACCTGCGCCGTGGTGCTGGAACCGATTCAGGGCGAGGGCGGCGTTTTGCCGGGCCAGCTGGAATACCTGCAAGGCGCACGCAAACTGTGTGACGAGCACAACGCGCTGTTGGTGTTCGACGAAGTGCAGAGCGGCATGGGCCGTAGTGGTCATCTGTTTGCCTACATGCATTACGGCGTGACCCCGGACATTCTTTCCAGCGCGAAAAGCATCGGCGGCGGCTTTCCGCTGGCGGCCATGCTGACCACCGAAAAGCTTGCCAAACACTTCGCCGTTGGCGTTCACGGCACCACGTACGGCGGCAACCCGCTGGCCTGTGCGGTCGGTGAAGCGGTCATCGATGTGGTCAATACGCCTGAAGTGCTGGCTGGCGTACAGCGCAAGCATCAACAGTTCAAGACCCGTCTTGAACGCATCGGCCAGCACTATGGCGTGTTCACTGAAGTGCGTGGGCTGGGCCTGTTGATCGGTTGCGTGCTGTCCGATGCCTGGAAAGGCAAGGCCAAGGATTTTTTCAATGCGGCCGAAGCCCAGGATTTGATGATCCTGCAAGCCGGTCCTGACGTGATTCGTTTTGCGCCAAGCCTGGTGATTGAAGACGCGGACATCGAAGAGGGCCTGAACCGCTTCGAGCGCGCCATCGCCAAACTGACGTCCTGA
- a CDS encoding DUF2790 domain-containing protein, translated as MKALLAVVALCSVSSFAMAEESQTKVAAQQARVEQYTYGTHLDIARVISISQIPSVCEVVPARMIYEDSQGARHIMSYQVMGNGCSNG; from the coding sequence ATGAAAGCTTTATTAGCAGTAGTGGCACTGTGCAGTGTCAGCAGCTTCGCCATGGCCGAAGAATCGCAGACCAAAGTTGCCGCGCAACAGGCCCGTGTCGAACAGTACACCTATGGCACACATCTGGACATCGCCCGGGTGATCTCCATCAGCCAGATCCCCAGCGTCTGCGAAGTGGTACCTGCGCGCATGATCTATGAAGATTCGCAAGGCGCACGGCACATCATGAGCTATCAGGTGATGGGCAACGGCTGCAGCAACGGCTGA
- a CDS encoding ABC transporter permease, giving the protein MIFDYNMIWENLPLYFSGLLTTLKLLAISLGFGLLAALPLGLMRVSKNPWVNMPAWLYTYVIRGTPMLVQLFLIYYGLAQFEVVRESVFWPWLSSATFCACLAFAINTSAYTAEIIAGSLKATPAGEIEAARAMGMSKAKMYRRILLPSALRRALPQYSNEVIMMLQTTSLASIVTLIDITGAARTINAQFYLPFEAYVTAGVFYLCLTFILVRLFKMAERRWLGYLAPRKV; this is encoded by the coding sequence ATGATCTTCGACTACAACATGATCTGGGAAAACCTGCCGCTGTACTTCAGTGGCCTGCTGACGACCCTCAAACTGCTGGCGATTTCCCTCGGGTTCGGGCTGCTGGCCGCGTTGCCTCTGGGCTTGATGCGGGTCTCGAAAAACCCGTGGGTGAACATGCCGGCCTGGCTGTACACCTACGTGATTCGCGGCACCCCGATGCTGGTGCAACTGTTCCTGATCTATTACGGGCTGGCGCAGTTCGAAGTGGTGCGAGAAAGCGTCTTCTGGCCGTGGCTGTCCAGCGCAACGTTCTGCGCCTGTCTGGCATTTGCCATCAACACCAGCGCCTACACCGCCGAGATCATCGCCGGCAGCCTCAAGGCCACGCCGGCGGGCGAGATTGAAGCAGCACGTGCCATGGGCATGTCGAAAGCCAAAATGTATCGCCGTATCCTGCTGCCGTCGGCCTTGCGCCGGGCGCTGCCGCAGTACAGCAACGAAGTGATCATGATGTTGCAGACCACCAGTCTGGCTTCCATCGTGACCCTGATCGACATCACGGGTGCGGCGCGGACCATCAACGCGCAGTTCTACCTGCCTTTCGAGGCTTACGTCACCGCTGGCGTCTTCTATCTGTGCCTCACCTTTATTCTGGTGCGGCTGTTCAAGATGGCCGAGCGTCGCTGGCTGGGCTACCTCGCCCCAAGAAAGGTCTGA
- a CDS encoding ABC transporter ATP-binding protein — MNKLEVQDLHKRYGSHEVIKGVSLTARAGDVISIIGSSGSGKSTFLRCINLLEQPHAGKILLNNEELKLVPNKEGGLKAADAKQLQRMRSRLSMVFQHFNLWSHMTALQNVIEAPVHVLGVSKKEALEKAEHYLAKVGVSHRKDAYPGHMSGGEQQRVAIARALAMEPEVMLFDEPTSALDPELVGDVLKVMRGLAQEGRTMVVVTHEMGFAREVSNQLVFLHQGVALERGDPREVLANPQTERLQQFLSGSLK; from the coding sequence ATGAACAAACTGGAAGTGCAGGACCTGCACAAGCGCTATGGCAGTCACGAAGTGATCAAGGGCGTATCCCTGACGGCCAGGGCTGGCGATGTCATCAGTATCATCGGCTCCAGCGGTTCGGGGAAAAGCACCTTCCTGCGCTGCATCAACCTGCTTGAACAGCCTCATGCCGGCAAGATTCTGCTCAACAACGAAGAACTGAAACTGGTGCCGAACAAGGAAGGCGGTCTCAAGGCTGCCGACGCCAAACAGTTGCAGCGTATGCGTTCGCGGCTGTCCATGGTGTTTCAGCATTTCAACCTGTGGTCACACATGACTGCGCTGCAAAACGTTATCGAAGCGCCGGTTCACGTGCTGGGCGTTTCGAAAAAGGAAGCGCTGGAGAAGGCCGAACACTACCTGGCCAAGGTCGGTGTATCGCATCGCAAAGACGCTTATCCAGGGCACATGTCCGGTGGCGAGCAGCAGCGTGTAGCGATTGCCCGCGCGTTGGCGATGGAGCCCGAGGTGATGCTGTTCGACGAACCGACCTCGGCACTCGACCCGGAGCTGGTCGGCGACGTGCTCAAGGTCATGCGGGGCCTGGCCCAGGAAGGCCGGACCATGGTGGTGGTGACGCACGAAATGGGCTTTGCGCGTGAAGTCTCCAACCAGCTTGTGTTCCTGCACCAGGGCGTGGCGCTGGAGCGCGGCGATCCGCGTGAAGTGCTGGCCAATCCGCAGACCGAGCGTTTGCAACAGTTTCTGTCCGGCAGCCTCAAGTGA
- the acs gene encoding acetate--CoA ligase: MSAASLYPVRPEVAATTLTDEATYKAMYQQSVVNPDGFWREQAQRLDWIKPFSVVKQTSFDDHRVDIKWFADGTLNVAYNCLDRHLAERGDSIAIIWEGDDPSEHREITYRELHEEVCKFANALRGQDVHRGDVVTIYMPMIPEAVVAMLACARIGAIHSVVFGGFSPEALAGRIIDCSSKVVITADEGLRGGKKTALKANVDRALTNPETSSVQKVIVCKRTGGEIEWNRHRDIWYHSLLEVASSTCAPKEMGAEESLFILYTSGSTGKPKGVLHTTAGYLLYAALTHERVFDYKPGEIYWCTADVGWVTGHSYIVYGPLANGATTLLFEGVPNYPDITRVSKIIDKHKVNILYTAPTAIRAMMAEGTKSVEGADGSSLRLLGSVGEPINPEAWGWYYNTVGKQNCPIVDTWWQTETGGILISPLPGATALKPGSATRPFFGVIPALVDNLGNLIEGAAEGNLVILDSWPGQSRTLYGDHDRFVDTYFKTFRGMYFTGDGARRDEDGYYWITGRVDDVLNVSGHRMGTAEIESAMVAHPKVAEAAVVGVPHDLKGQGIYVYVTLNAGEEPSDALRTELRNWVRKEIGPIASPDFIQWAPGLPKTRSGKIMRRILRKIATSEYDALGDISTLADPGVVQHLIETHKTMNAA; this comes from the coding sequence ATGAGTGCAGCTTCCCTGTACCCCGTCCGCCCAGAAGTCGCAGCGACTACGCTGACGGATGAGGCGACCTACAAGGCCATGTACCAGCAGTCGGTGGTCAACCCGGATGGTTTCTGGCGTGAACAGGCTCAGCGACTCGACTGGATCAAACCCTTCAGCGTCGTCAAGCAGACCTCTTTCGACGATCACCGTGTCGATATCAAATGGTTTGCCGATGGCACGTTGAACGTTGCCTACAACTGCCTGGACCGTCATCTGGCCGAGCGCGGCGACAGCATCGCCATTATCTGGGAAGGCGACGACCCTTCCGAACATCGCGAGATCACCTACCGCGAGCTGCATGAAGAAGTCTGTAAATTCGCCAATGCCCTGCGTGGTCAGGACGTCCACCGTGGCGATGTGGTTACCATTTACATGCCAATGATCCCCGAGGCTGTGGTCGCCATGCTGGCGTGCGCCCGGATCGGTGCCATTCACTCGGTGGTGTTCGGTGGTTTCTCGCCGGAAGCCCTGGCTGGCCGCATCATCGATTGCAGCTCCAAGGTTGTCATCACTGCCGATGAAGGCCTGCGCGGCGGCAAGAAGACCGCGCTCAAGGCCAACGTCGACCGCGCCCTGACTAACCCGGAAACCAGCAGCGTACAGAAGGTCATCGTCTGCAAGCGCACCGGCGGCGAGATCGAGTGGAACCGTCACCGTGACATCTGGTACCACTCCTTGCTTGAAGTAGCTTCCAGCACCTGTGCGCCAAAGGAAATGGGCGCTGAAGAATCGCTATTCATCCTTTATACCTCTGGCTCGACCGGTAAACCCAAGGGCGTGCTGCACACCACGGCGGGCTATCTGTTGTACGCCGCGCTGACCCACGAGCGTGTATTCGACTACAAGCCGGGTGAAATCTACTGGTGCACCGCTGACGTCGGCTGGGTCACCGGGCACAGTTACATCGTCTACGGCCCGCTTGCCAACGGCGCGACCACGCTGCTGTTCGAAGGCGTGCCGAACTACCCGGACATCACTCGCGTGTCGAAAATCATCGACAAGCACAAGGTCAACATCCTCTACACCGCACCGACTGCCATTCGCGCCATGATGGCCGAGGGCACCAAATCCGTTGAAGGCGCAGACGGTTCCAGCCTGCGCCTGCTGGGTTCGGTGGGTGAGCCGATCAATCCGGAAGCCTGGGGTTGGTATTACAACACCGTCGGCAAACAGAACTGCCCGATTGTCGATACCTGGTGGCAGACCGAAACCGGCGGCATTCTGATCAGCCCGCTGCCCGGAGCTACAGCGCTGAAACCGGGATCGGCTACCCGACCGTTCTTTGGCGTGATTCCGGCGCTGGTCGATAACCTGGGCAATCTGATCGAAGGCGCGGCCGAGGGCAATCTGGTGATTCTCGATTCCTGGCCGGGTCAGTCGCGCACGTTGTACGGTGACCACGACCGTTTCGTCGACACCTACTTCAAGACCTTTCGCGGCATGTATTTCACCGGTGACGGCGCGCGTCGCGACGAAGATGGTTACTACTGGATCACCGGGCGCGTGGACGACGTGCTCAACGTCTCGGGCCACCGCATGGGCACGGCCGAGATCGAAAGTGCGATGGTTGCGCACCCGAAAGTTGCCGAAGCCGCAGTGGTCGGCGTGCCGCATGATCTGAAAGGGCAGGGCATCTACGTCTACGTCACGCTCAATGCTGGCGAAGAACCGAGCGATGCGTTGCGCACCGAACTGCGCAACTGGGTGCGCAAGGAAATCGGCCCGATTGCTTCGCCGGACTTCATTCAGTGGGCGCCCGGCCTGCCGAAGACCCGCTCGGGCAAAATCATGCGCCGTATCCTGCGCAAGATCGCGACGTCGGAATACGATGCACTGGGCGACATCTCCACCCTGGCCGATCCAGGGGTGGTGCAGCACCTGATCGAAACCCACAAAACCATGAACGCTGCCTGA
- a CDS encoding ABC transporter permease — protein sequence MLKGYGAVILEGAWLTLQLALSSMALAIVLGLIGVALRLSPVRWIAWLGDLYSTVIRGIPDLVLILLIFYGGQDLLNRVAPLLGFDDYIDLDPLLAGICTLGFIFGAYLSETFRGAFMAIPKGQAEAGMAYGLSSGKVFFRILVPQMIRLAIPGFTNNWLVLTKATALISVVGLQDMMFKAKQAADATREPFTFFLAVAAMYLVITSVSLLALRYLEKRYSVGVRAADL from the coding sequence ATGTTGAAAGGTTACGGGGCTGTCATCCTCGAAGGTGCATGGCTGACATTGCAGCTGGCCCTGTCGTCGATGGCTCTGGCGATCGTTCTCGGTCTGATCGGCGTGGCGCTGCGTCTGTCGCCTGTACGCTGGATCGCCTGGCTGGGTGATTTGTACAGCACGGTGATTCGCGGGATACCGGATCTGGTCCTGATCCTGCTGATCTTCTACGGCGGTCAGGATTTGCTCAATCGCGTCGCGCCTTTGCTGGGTTTCGACGACTATATCGACCTCGATCCGTTGCTGGCCGGTATCTGCACCCTGGGCTTCATTTTTGGTGCGTATCTCTCGGAGACCTTTCGCGGCGCTTTCATGGCAATCCCCAAAGGGCAGGCCGAGGCGGGCATGGCGTATGGTCTGAGCAGCGGCAAGGTGTTCTTCCGCATTCTGGTGCCGCAGATGATTCGTCTGGCGATACCCGGTTTCACCAACAACTGGCTGGTGCTGACCAAGGCCACTGCGCTGATTTCCGTGGTCGGCTTGCAGGACATGATGTTCAAGGCCAAGCAGGCGGCTGATGCCACCCGCGAGCCGTTCACCTTCTTTCTGGCGGTTGCAGCGATGTACCTGGTGATCACCAGTGTTTCGCTGCTCGCTTTGCGTTATCTGGAAAAACGCTACTCGGTAGGCGTCAGGGCGGCTGACCTATGA